AATAATACTcagtaaatattatttttgtaataataaaacattatttgaaataaaaaatataatttttgaacttaaaaaaataataattaaaatgatgtttaatttttatataattttgtaagaatttatttaattttttctctctAAACTTAATTGTGCTAAAATAATGAAATGTGAATATAATATGAATGATAAAGAGTGTCCCTTTAATGTCCAAAACAAAACGAAATTGAagaacaaaatattaaaatgaagaCTTGCTTACTTGGTCCAATCAAAATGCAGGTGGAGCATCACCTCTTAGGTACCGCATGTATACAATAatacaaatattataaatttatttcacatcattgttggttattaataatgataaaatttatatatatattttataatttatggtATACTATTTTCTTTTGTCAGCTGTTGcgtactatttttttttttggcgtgCTAAACTATTGGGATGAGAATGgttgaaataatatatatatagaatttaATGAAgatgtaaattattttatgacaaaaaaaaaagtatttgaataaatgaaatTGGAGAgctgttatgtttgatttaatttaaatatataaaatgttCCATCAAAATGATTTACTTTacaattctattatttttaattttattatgatgaCTCCACTAATGccgtttataattttttttttataacgcagatgtttttatgtttatatattttttaagtcaataaaataattagagATTTAGTCtgggagaaaataaaaaataaagaagttaTCTAGAAAAATGAGTGATaacaaagatttttttttatttaaaataattgaatatttataaattaaaagtcaAAATACGCTCAAATTCAAATAAATGTTTGTGAGATGCTAGTATCCCAATTTCCTACAAAGCAGCTTTTAGTAAAAAGATGTTGAAATTGATTGTGCTTATAGTGAAGTTAGATTGAACCTGGAAAAAGGTCGAAGgtgagaaaaaaatttattgttaattttattatttaaaaaatgaatttaatgtTAATGACTTCATAAAGCACTAAATCctttacaataaaaaaacagaaaaattaattttttaaaatgaaaagaaaaattgaattgaatgccATTTTTATTTGTGGGATGTTGACCCACTAATCCCACTTGTGTTTCCTGTCGGATTCTTTTTTCTCCTTATAGCTCATGCGAGTGAGGGAAgctcaattttattttcaaaagacttttaagataataatatataatttctcttattaatcattttatatattaataaataaatatttaatataaacatTAACCATCCGGCTAGGCTAGGCTAGTGATTGGTAATTATGTTTAACGGTTAAATTAAACCAAATGAAAATAAGGGTATAATGGAGCACTTAAAAAGTTTATAGACATTGATATCTGAATCATCCATAGCCAATCATCTGTCATCTCTTGTAAATCAGTTTATTATAGCTTTTCACAACATGATAAAAGTACAGCAGACAACTTAAATACGTACATTagagagagaagaaaagaaagaagttgaAGGCAATGAGCTAGTGCTTGACCACTTCAAGACGACATAATAAAATGGAACAGCCTTTTTACCAAATAATAATACAAGTCTTTTTCTATTAGTGAACTCATGATTGTCAGAGCAACTGATATTCATATGTCAAATCATAATTTGTGGGCCTCACACAATCATATTTATTTTACTACAattctttattaaaaatatatataggcATTGAAGAAGTTGagcttgaaatttaaattttcttaattatcttaaatttttaaacccTTAATcaaattgtaaaatttaaaatttaattatcgttattttattaattgaaaggAATAATGCAGATTCAACAATATACATACGAAAAGCgaaaaaaaaacatatgaaGAGCTTAATACGTAAAGAAAACAATTAATAATCAATTCAAAAAAGTTTTATCTTcaaatttagaaaattattaaagGAAGGAGTTGTCAagattttttaacatttaattatATCGTTCACAGCACAACACCAAACACATCCCTCAAACTATCATCCCATATAGAATATTGGAGATGGAAAGATATCCGCTGGACTTCAAGGCAAGGACATGGATGAGGTGTACCGTTTAGCAGAGGCTCTCCTGAGTTTTCCATGCTGTGGCTCTTTATGCTCACAACCTCCTTTCTTTTGGCAAAATTGCGTATCTGAATGGACAATGGCAGCTCACGGGAAGGTCCAACCTTGTTTGGTCAAGTCGTTTCTGCTCTGTTGGCTCTCAAAGCTCTTCTTCTCTGCTAAGCATGGATCTGCTTGTTGCATGTGGCTCTAGTTTGTTTTGTACGGTTACAGGGCAATTTTAAACCAGTATGGACTGTGTCACACTACCTGTGTAGTTTTTCTAACCTAATATAAGAGCTCTAATTGACTTCTAACCTCTAGCTTTTCATAACAAGATAAAGAGTTGAACATGCTTACTTCCAATAGGACAACAGACACTAACtgataatttaaaacaaaagagATTACAAAATAGGGGACAAAAAGTACAAATCTTTATCTGGTTTCTTTCAAGCGTCATCCAAGTATTTGTACAGTGTGTGATCCTTTCTGGATTTGCGCATGCCAAGCAAGGCCTTAAAGagttgtttgcttttgcttgaaTATTGTTCAATCTCGTTTACGCCGTCTCTGTCAGGATATGTAGACAATGAAACAGATCTCCAAGATTCTGGCGGATGCTGAAAAGATTAGATAAGATTAGAATCAGGAGAAAGTTCCGTTTTTTCATATCTCATCAAGGTTGGTGGAAGGGATCAAGAGAGATGGGGAGAGCTATGTAGTTCATaatgaataaaaaagaaagagaaagcaacagTCATTCTCAAATCTCCAGATTTTGTGCTTACCCTCTGGAGGACATTAGTATTCAGAGATATTGCTCTCTTAGGAAGAAGGGATCCAGAACGTATGAATGGAAACCTCTGTGGAGAGCTAGCTCTTTTATCTGACGTTAGACAAGATGATCAGTAAAGCAGTTCTAGTTTCGATAGTACTGCTGTTAACGtcattatgttatgtaagaaaaTTCATCTGTAAAAACCTGGTTTTTTGTTGATTAAAGTATTTGGAAATGTAAAAGTTCCTGGTCTTGAGGAAAACTGTGGAGACTGTAATCTAGGATGTCCTTCTCTGCattaaaatatacaaataaGAGTGTGATCCTGGTAAAGCAGGCTTTATAATTTCGTTGTGACATTGAAAGATACTGCATGAAGATTACCCGAGAGTAGATGGAGAGGTCCCTTTCATTGTTGCTTGAACAGCTTaacataaaagtaaaaaaaagaaaaacaaacagatcaatggttttccaccctataTAGTATCTCGAATAGGCCATGAAATTTGAGTAAATATTCTAGTAATCAAGAATGAGATTAGACTATCAAAATGCTAGGCTTATCTGAAGATAAAAGAAACATGGAGTACCATTTTTGAACTGACACGAGTTGTATTCAGGACTGCAGCTTCTCCTGTGAAATCTTGATTTGCTATCCAAAGTCTCCTCAACTGAAAAGTTTTCACAGAAAATTTTCTCACGTCTTCCCCAGTTGATCAGTTCTATTGAATGTGAGCTTCAAGAATAGAAAAATGGGATGTGATGAAGATATTTGCCTGGAAAGATGTATCGCTTGTGGTACTTGGGAGTTTCTACCATCAAAAATTGTTGAGAAAGTCCCCCATGGTTGATATACTCTTGGCATGTTCGTACTCTCTAATAAGATGTCAGCCATGAAAAGCTAATAAATGATAAATAAGACGAACATGAAAGAAATGtaataatttcataataaatGATTTCATGAGTATGCTGTGATTCATTGAGTTTAAAAAGTGCACAGATTTGGTGGCCACAGGGCCACATCTGTAAATGAGAGGGAGTTTAATCAATACAATGATCAATTTCAATAGCTATGCTGAATCCTGCTGGAATTACGTCCAGAAAAAGTGAAGCTTAGAGGAGTCACCTGTTCCAGGCAAGAGAAGCGAagctccagagctgaaacttgGTTGATCTTTTCTTCAGAAAAGCTGTTGACTTTGTATGCTACAGAACCCAAGTGGTCAATAGTATTGATTAAGGCTTTGATGGCATAATCCTTCAGGGTCTCCACCActctaaattgaaaaaaaaaaagaaaaaagaaaaaagaaaagagaaatccCTTCATATGCCTCCAATTTATGAAGCCATGATTTGagtaaaattatttaagaaaGGAGTTAAAAGTGTGACTCACAATTGTTTCTGGTCCTCTTTGCTGTAAGAGTTTTCAAAATACTCCGCTGCTGAGTACAACTGTTcccttaaaatcttcaaatccTGAAACAGAGAAAAATGAATAATCTACGCCCAAACTCAAGAGAGTTCAAAAGACACGAAACAGAATCATATAATTTGCTAGGAAGTGTACCTTAACAGTATCAGAGAAAAGCAGGCTTTGTTGCATGAAAAATTCATCATGATTGGAAGCTTCTTCTTGAGGGCCAGAATGTGAAGAAGATAAAGTTTTTTTATCCATGAAACTTAGACCTGCCTTTGATCAATTAGCTTCCAAGGAAGTAACCAGACAACATACAAGTGTTCAGTAGTCGAAAAGAACATCCATCCAGCCTTACATATATATAGGAGATGATATTATAAATGAAAATCAACTACAAGTGATAAGACAAACCTGGTCTTAATTTCCCAAGCTCTTAACCTGCCAGAATTCCaatccaaaacttgtttctcaTTTAAAGTCAGGCCTTTGTTTCTAGGGCCATATGCTTAATGTAGACTACAGAAGAGCGAAACagtcctcttcttctttttcttcttttgactTGTTCTCGAAAAATGACGAAAGATGATAGTGAAGTTTCACTTCACTGAGTTATgaagattataataattattagaagAGGACAGAAATCTGTACAAAGAAGACAATGAGGTAAGGCAATCTGAAGCCTTTGTTTTTGGAGTTGAAAGCTCAACTTCCCTTCTGCTTTGAAAGCAAAATACTAACAGTTTGAAGTAATTGAAGACCTGGAGGAGTGGTTTCTCTGCAGTTAGGCAGCTATTTAAGATGCAAGGAACAACCACTCGTGGTAAAAATCTAGTGGTTTGAATTTACATATTAGGACCCACTAATATAGTTGGTTAACTAATTGGGTCATTATTTAACTAGACCTTCCCTGATAAATAAGAGTGGGTGAAGACATGCAAATGCTCATGAATGGTAGGTTTAAAGTTAAAATGAGGCAAACGCATCAACCCATTTGATTTGAGAGTGATTTATGAATTTCAACCACAGAAATTAAGAGGAATTTAAAGTAGCAATCCACAAACTGGCCAATAAGATTTGATTATTAGCAATCAGTAGGGCATAGATATTTATCAGCTTCCTTCTATTcttctattctttttttttttctattatacaAATATGACAGCAAATTTAgagcttttttttctttcaaaaaactgCTTACTCAATAGCTTATTCCTCAATTTTTGTTTGACATAGAGGTGAAATTTGTGGTATGAAACATAAGCAGTGATGGTTATAATTAATGGTTAATTTTTGAAAGGATATTGATGACCGGGTTTTCTGTTCTTGGCGTAAGACCAGTCTTTTAGGGAAGGCTCAAACCCAAGTATAAAACAGGCTGGACTAGACACGCGCGCATTACATATCTTCTAGGAATTCAGCCCTGTGACGTTTCAGGAGATAGGCAAGGCAGGGTCAGTCACTTCGCAGTTCTGTCCGTATGTGCGTCgaggaaattaaatggccgcctgatatAGAGAGGGGCTCTGATGCGTCCGTACATACGGATCTGAGTGACAGAGACAGATAGCACTGTAACAGAGAGACCGTTAAACGTCACTAACAGACAAAaggaaaatgaataaaaagagaaacgtcttctctccatctaaacttactaaatcctattttctgaatatCTGATATAAACTTACTAAATCTTATTTTCTGAATCTTAGAATATTAGATATCTAATGAAATTCATGATTAATTAAGCTAAACAAATATAAACATTAAAGAGTTTTTAATTCATTAGTTTTTTTTGAGGgcttgaataaataaatatatcaacAAAGTCAAATGGAACTCTAAAtatcaataacataaaaacccacttcttaaaattttctttagaaATTAGATATAAATGAGTTGGTTTACTTGTAATCAACATATAATGACATATGACAGCAATGGGACTCCCAGACCCTCTCTtccaaaaacaaataaaataaaatattacggGGTTATGCTACTCCATGAGAAAATTGCCCATATATAGAGCCatttaaattacaaaaataacttaaaatatttaagctGCTGTTAGTCTACTAACAGATTTGATAAAGACCGGTAGTAGCAAAAGCAGGTAGAGGTAAAGAATTAAATCGAAgtgtattttaattgaattggaGCTAACCATTTTAATGTTGAatatttctttttgaaaaataaaaaagaaaatgaaatttaaaaagtatatatatatatatatataatcagatttgattaaaattatatcgGAATCAGACCAAAAACCGTTTAAAACCGGTTCCAATTCTTTAGACCGTGAAACCAAAATTGTCGGTAAGATGAAACCAGGCCGTAGAGCATGATACAAGAAGCTGGCGTATTTTTGGGATCATCTTCGGTGGCGGTATTGCGAATTGAGGAGTGCTATTTGAGAAATCACAAGTGGGGCTATGAAGATAGCGACACGGTGGGGCAGTTGAGCACTCGTTGTCTCAAGGGGCAGGTCTTGTATTTTGCGACTCAAATTTCAACGTCCAGCAGGGAAAGGCAACATCTTTGGCTTGGTGCATTATATAATCTAATATGTCTGTGCATCATGATTAATTTAGTAACGTGTCATCCCATCTTGTTCTTGAAAGATCTAAATCAAGACATGTACTCGAGGGTTGCTCAAGAAACAATTAACAGTCAGATTGTGATGTAGCATCACAACTCGTCACAGGTTTTTCCCTTGGGACAACAGGAGTCCAGTTGAATAGGGCATATGTTCATGTAAGAAGGTGGGAATACAGTAATTACAATCAATTGTAGCGTTCAAACTCCACTGTTTCATTTCCTCAAATATTTGGTCTTTCATGTCATCCTGCCATTTGTCTGCCAACTACTCAGGTTGTtctgatataaaaaaaaaaaaaaaaaaaaaacccaactCAGCTTATATAGGTTTCTATGGGTTTGGgctgtttatgtgtgttttcaATGTTTGCTTTTAGGCCTCGGGCTCATATTTGCTTTCTAACCAGGCCTGCATGCCTCTCCCATATCAATGAATTGCTCTCATCTTTGGCGAAAAACACAAAAAGGCTCTCTAATCAAGACGTCGCTATATTGGTAAATTTTGATATTCGAGTGCATTAAAAATCAAGACAGAATAACTAGCAAAGGGGTTGCGGATTACTGGGGTGACCATATTAAAAGTACAAAAAGATAATATGTTTATACTCTGGAGAAAAGCTTTCGGTTGGAGTTGTGTGACCACAACCATCAGTTTCAATTCTACACAATTCGCTCCAACTCTCTTGCATAACTCAGAGTCTGGTTGATAAGTTGTAGGGATGGTATTTCCTTGCAAGGGGCACATTCTTTTGCCTTCTGGAAAATTACTAGACCATTCTTTATCTCCCACTCGGGGTGCTCCTACATTGTCCAATAGAACACGCCACATTAAAAAGACGGAACTGGGAGTTATCCATGCTTTGCTCGAAATTAGAACAAAAATGTGCCTTTAAACTTATTCCGTTCCCAAAATGTCTCAAATGCCAAAGCCAAACTGCACACTTTCAACATTACCAAGGCCTACCCAGGATTGGAAGCAggaattgaaaaaagaaaaggcaGTTCAACTACTTACCTCCTTGATATACTGCAAAAGTTCATCATCAGAAGAGAAGAGCAACATTTGGCGGGCATCACCAATTGAAAAATAGTCATATGCCTTCTCACTGCATCCAGCTATTTCATCCCTGGAAGAAATATAACATCAATTAGTAagaatacaaataaaaaatgcAGGTTTACTATAGGAAAGATACTGTTCCTTGGCTTTTCTTTAAGGTTGAGTAGGATGCAATCAAGCCTAGGTGAGCTAAGTTGGTTTTTAGTGCAAATTCATATTCTGAAAATAATCCTTATAATCTGTTTATGCATCAAACGAGATATATCGCATTTTCCATCACTACACATATAACCTAAAAATGAATATTATTGCTGACAAACTGATTGTTGATTCTTCAATATGTAATAGTCAGTTAAATATTATCACAAATCACATCAAACAAATTACCTTACTGTCTTGGCCAAAAGAtccatgaaataatcataggtTTTGTATGGCACAGTTTGTTTTGCACTCAGCACACGGTTGTAAGCCCCTTCCATGAATGATTGCTCCAACTCCACAGCATGCTTGATGCAAGGATTTTCCAAAGCAGTGGGAGAAAGCAATTCCAGTTCAGTATGGAATTCCGCAATTCTATTCTGCACTAGAAGTCTCAAGAGGTTGAGACCTAAGATCATGTACTCCTGCGAAGATGGGGGGAGATGGCTACTGCTCCATTGAAGAGTAAAAAGAGAAGTCATGAACATCACCaacttattattaattatgtagCGTACACATCAACATATgagactaattaattaaaaactgaaaatgGTTGGTTCATCGTCTCAACTAGAAATGCTTTAACTTTTTATGACATATTGTTTAGAATTGTCTACTACATATAAGAAGATTTAACGGCAAGTGCAAAACCAAATTATCTATTCGGTAAGGAAAACCATACAACAGATTTCAGTAGCTTATGAACACATCTTTGCAACATTATTTCATAGAGTTCATAATTTATGATACATGTACTCTTACACGAGGCCATATGAATTGATccatgatcagtccaaatttagaccattttattatgttgttattaatgttaatttacactttttctgcttaattttgtaattttgattatattttgtagaaaatggtataaaagggtaatttggagaaaatattCTTAAAACCGCCTAAAAagggataaaggagaacaaacttgttgcccaagtcaAGTTACAGCTGAAgtggagataaataaggaaagtgctaaataaggaaagtacattcaacaaaataatttgaaattcaaatttcaaatcttcaagaagtctttccccttattcaagaagccaaatctcaagaagatacacattcaaaattcaaaattcaaaatttagcttgtttaggaagccaaatctcaagaagacatacttgcctcccaagtagtcaagattcaaaatttgaaattcaaaagaaggctcaaCCTCACAAGGAAACTTAGGGCAACATTCAGCCTATAAATCCATCTTAAGCCGCACGCCCCATCTCTCTTCCACAAGTGGCCGAACGCCTCTCCTTCTCCAAGCAAGCCGCTAATTggttctccttcttcctttcttttattttctgttttgtttcagccatgagtggctgaaacttttttttttctagttgaagattaggtgaaactttagttgttttatggattggaagttctgaacacacattgtttatcttttgttttttagtatttatgcaatttcatgcttaattccattgttgctttgttatttagatctacgttgattcttgattgcaaagtaataatttgttagtttggatagttttgagtccgtaattgcttggattattcaaacacaagaacacttggtgtaaaaactaaggaaattgcatgatctagcgatatcactatacctttgggtagctagaattaggtctctatttcttaatgcaattgacagttgttagatgccaaagacccaaggacgttccttggcaacttgttgattagaggttagttagaggatgttccctaactaatttatgcttaatgaaaaatatggtggtgaaaagcgtcttccatctccataactaatttattgaatcaaacaaaaaaaCCTAAATTTGAataatcaatcccaacaactgaagtggatccaattcttcatctagaacttttatcatatttgaattcctttactttaattatttgctttattttattgctttcagtattagtttaactcaatcaatttcaaaaccccccttttttttattttactttcaatttatttactttcagtttgtttgcttggtcttgataaggaaaataggtaaataTCAATTCCccgtggattcgatccttttgccactatctacagttgtaaaattgttgataaccaaaaatgttatttttgaccggtttcgacaaccacaCGGTCAATCCATATTAATCCAGATTTGTAGACTAGAAAGATCAAATAAAACCATCTGTTTGGAAGTATCCCAGAAAAAGTGGTGTTTTTCAGTTTGAAAGAAACTATATGTTATTGCACTTGAAGAGTGGTTCCACAAAGGAACACAAAGGAATCACACAATTCAAAACACACTTCTTAATCCGTTGCCAATTAAAGTTCTAAATACAAGCCATTTCAGACTgattcaataataatatttccgattccattatttaaaatcatctcttctaagcttttaaaaaaaaaaaaaaattcacagaATCAGCGAATATCCAGTTCATTTCAGACTAATACAATCCAATTTGGTTACACTATTTCCAATATTTAAAACCCTGCTTCCAATTCAAGTAAGTGCAAAAGAATTTGAAGTCTTCAGTATCATACAACCTATATTCACACTTCCTACATAATTAGTTTTCCAACATTACTAATTCCATTGGAAAGCTTCCGCTATTTCCTGCATTAAAGCCCATTGCAGAAAGAACATAACAACCATAATTAAAGCAGATGACTTTTATCCAACATGTTTTATACTGATTATGGCTTGCGCTCTACAAGTTTGCCACATAAGTGAGTAGACCTTGTTTCCAAGACACTGGTGAACTACAACTATGTCAAATTCAAGTCAAGGGTAAGTTACCTGGCGTCTGTATAATATGGCTTCAACTGAAAGAAATCCCTTTCAAAGGCATCTTGATCCCCAATCTGCACACTTAGAAGAACGGCATGCTCATATACATCCCCTGAAAATTTTCAACATGCAAAAATAGAACTGCCAACTTAGAAGCAAAggaacaaagaacaaagaagaagaaagtatTCCATCGATGAACGGCAAAAGCATATTATACACTAATCCAATAACCGAAGAAACACAAGTGGAGCACGTTACTTGCTAATGTCAACTCATGAATGGCATTAGGTGTATCTTCAAACAACGGTGGCAGGCTTCTAAATCCAGTCAATAAGACCTGCAAGGGGATCAACCACGGTGAACCATGCCACTTCGTTACCACCACACAACTTAAAATCCAAGACGAGGGTCCACAAGTTTAACGACAGACTCCTAGTCCATATCATTAATCCATATACTATTTCTAAATCAAATCTCCGACACTTATCAAGTAAAAAAAGTCCAGAAAAACTAGCTTAAATCAGAAAATGAAACAAATTAGAGACAGCAATAGGGAAATTAAGTAAACCGAATCCAGAGAATGAATTGCCCTAGGGTTTGTTTTACATGAGGATCGCGGGCCACTTACCTTGAGCTTAGAAAGCAGATTGCTGCAAGTGTCGACATCCTCTCGGACACAAGCCGCTTTAAATCTCTCGAATAGCTGCGAGACCTCCGGTAACTTTGGATCCATCTTTCAATCGCTCTCCCTGTGTCAGTTCTCCGTGCACTTTGTGACCGGTATTTCTTCGTCCTCAAGCTTGATGTTTCAAGAAATGAAATGTCAGTTCTCATAAGGGATTTTATTCTGGGCTACCACGGGTCTCAATGGAGCCTACTTTTGTCTGGTTCAAAATATATTGGGCCATGCTTAGGCCTCAACGGGCAAAACAAAGCCCAGAAGCTATTTGCTAATGTGCATCTTAGATTCATAATGCTACACCCAACCTTATTTAATCTATATCTATTTTTCCCCTTCTGCTCCATCACTGACCCAGAGTTACTCTGTTCTTCAAAACAGAGCCAACGGTCACATCAATGGCGTCTTCTTCTTGCCTTACGTCTACTCCAATAAATTCTTCCCCATTTTGCCCTAAATCCTTCTCTATGTTCCAATTTTTACCCTTCCTCTCTTTCGCTCATACGGTGAAGCTTTTCCCCGCAACAAACTCCAAAAACTCTCTAGCTCCAAAACCATCAAGGTCCAAACTCTATACTTCTCTGATTCGTTTTATGAAGGTGTACGGTTCGGGTCGGACAAATACCGGACCTCGCCAACCGGGTCACGATACCGACCGTGGATACTGGAAAGGAGCTGCCTCAATGCCCGCGTGGGCTCTGACAATAAGAGACCGTAGCAGTTTTGAGGCCGGTTATATCAGAAGATGGACGACTTACCCTTACCCAGAAGTACGAGGAGGTGATATTTTGGAAAttcctgttttttttttttaaaaaaaaaaaaaaaaaacttctctACTGATTCTTAGGTAGGTAGATATAATGCAAGAAAgctttttaaactttattttttgaacGTACTGAAAGGTAAACTATGGTTTCAGAAACAGAAGCCAAAAACGTGTATTGATAAAGTGGAAGATCCTTCATGATCATGAACAATATcctcttccttttttctttagAATGGACGATACCCTATTCTTCGGTGCATAACTAGTGCGACTTAAAAATGTTAAGGTGTGGAGAAGTTCTATATAAATTTTTGCCTGCTGTTGTGTGTTTGGTGACATGATATCTCATTTGACTCTTGGttagatttaaaataaatctgcATTTGTATCTGTATGCCTTGAATGATTAAAAGAGTAGGAGAATTTATCTTTTATATGCAGCTTTAATCTTGCTCTGGACTACCTCAATAAGTTCACCTTATGCCCTTTAGTCTCTCCAAGAAATTCAACTATATATTTGCTGGCCATATGTTTATGTTCATGTAGTAAATTTTTTAGATGAATTTAATGTAATGGATGGAGAACGTTACGCATAGAATTCTAACTTACAAGGAAAAAATTGAGATGTTCATTGTTTATTCCCTTtgaattttacaataatatttatatatatcgtTTAGAAACCATTGTGCTAAGATCAGAAATGCTCGTTATACTATTAGTAGATGAGATAAACCTCAAAGAACTTGTGGAGTATTGCTCTTGCAGCTCCTTAATGTCAGTTCTGTTTTTTCAATGATGTGTAAT
This is a stretch of genomic DNA from Manihot esculenta cultivar AM560-2 chromosome 2, M.esculenta_v8, whole genome shotgun sequence. It encodes these proteins:
- the LOC110609131 gene encoding protein ABIL2; this translates as MDKKTLSSSHSGPQEEASNHDEFFMQQSLLFSDTVKDLKILREQLYSAAEYFENSYSKEDQKQLVVETLKDYAIKALINTIDHLGSVAYKVNSFSEEKINQVSALELRFSCLEQRVRTCQEYINHGGLSQQFLMVETPKYHKRYIFPVEETLDSKSRFHRRSCSPEYNSCQFKNAVQATMKGTSPSTLGEGHPRLQSPQFSSRPGTFTFPNTLINKKPDKRASSPQRFPFIRSGSLLPKRAISLNTNVLQRHPPESWRSVSLSTYPDRDGVNEIEQYSSKSKQLFKALLGMRKSRKDHTLYKYLDDA
- the LOC110609132 gene encoding 26S proteasome non-ATPase regulatory subunit 8 homolog A, encoding MDPKLPEVSQLFERFKAACVREDVDTCSNLLSKLKVLLTGFRSLPPLFEDTPNAIHELTLARDVYEHAVLLSVQIGDQDAFERDFFQLKPYYTDASSHLPPSSQEYMILGLNLLRLLVQNRIAEFHTELELLSPTALENPCIKHAVELEQSFMEGAYNRVLSAKQTVPYKTYDYFMDLLAKTVRDEIAGCSEKAYDYFSIGDARQMLLFSSDDELLQYIKEEHPEWEIKNGLVIFQKAKECAPCKEIPSLQLINQTLSYARELERIV